A single Hippocampus zosterae strain Florida chromosome 19, ASM2543408v3, whole genome shotgun sequence DNA region contains:
- the gopc gene encoding Golgi-associated PDZ and coiled-coil motif-containing protein isoform X2: MSASAGCSPAGHNSALGSSMSMFRWLEVLEKEFDKAFVDVDLLLGEIDPDQVDITYEGRQKMTSLSSCFAQLCHKSQTVFQLNHKLEAQLVDLRSELSEVKAERAVVEREVHDQLLQLHALQLQLHAKEGQAPDSDSIKDRLQQALEDSKKEKLAEARLEADVRLFKKENEALRRHMAVLQAEVYGARLAAKYLDKELAGRVQQIQLLGRDMKGPAHDKLWNQLEAEIHLHRHKTVIRACKGRNDPKKRLPSPVGHDPDLLKKTQGVGPIRKVSLVKEDHEGLGISITGGKEHGVPILISEIHPSQPADRCGGLHVGDAILAVNSINLRDAKHKEAVTILSQQSGQIEFEVVYVAPEVDSDDENVEYEDDNGHRYRLYLDELENNTAPPSGNSAAASLQAGLERMSLNNRTENGDATITGDATSEETPSKPPDTHGSS, encoded by the exons ATGTCCGCCTCTGCTGGATGCTCTCCGGCGGGCCACAACTCGGCCCTCGGCTCGAGTATGTCAATGTTTCGCTGGCTCGAAGTGCTCGAGAAGGAGTTTGACAAAGCCTTCGTGGACGTGGATCTGCTGCTCGGGGAAATAGACCCCGATCAAGTGGACATTACGTACGAGGGGCGGCAGAAGATGACCAGCCTCAGCTCCTGCTTTGCTCAGTTGTGCCACAAATCCCAGACCGTTTTCCAACTTAACCACAAACTCGAG GCCCAGCTTGTAGATCTCCGTTCTGAGCTAAGTGAGGTCAAAGCCGAGCGGGCAGTCGTGGAGAGAGAAGTCCATGACCAGTTACTGCAGCTTCACGCTCTCCAGTTGCAGCTCCACGCCAAGGAAGGCCAAGCTCCAGACTCCGATTCCATCAAAGACAGACTC CAACAAGCGCTGGAGGACAGTAAAAAGGAGAAATTGGCAGAGGCGAGGCTCGAGGCCGACGTGAGACTTTTTAAGAAGGAAAACGAGGCCCTCCGTCGGCACATGGCAGTACTGCAGGCTGAGGTGTACGGCGCTCGACTGGCTGCCAAATACCTGGATAAGGAACTCGCTGGCAG GGTGCAGCAAATCCAATTACTGGGCCGTGACATGAAAGGGCCGGCACACGACAAGCTGTGGAACCAACTGGAGGCCGAGATCCACCTTCACCGCCACAAAACCGTCATCAGAGCATGCAAGGGCCGCAATGATCCCAAGAAACGGCTTCCCTCGCCTGTTGGGCAC GATCCAGACTTGCTGAAGAAAACGCAAGGAGTGGGTCCTATCAGGAAGGTGTCGCTAGTCAAAGAGGACCATGAAGGTCTGGGTATCTCCATCACG GGAGGAAAGGAGCACGGCGTTCCGATTCTCATCTCAGAGATCCACCCGAGCCAGCCCGCCGACCGATGCGGAGGCTTACACGTCGGAGACGCCATTTTGGCGGTCAACAGCATCAATCTGCGCGATGCCAAACACAAGGAGGCCGTCACCATTCTCTCCCAACAG TCAGGACAGATCGAGTTTGAAGTGGTGTACGTGGCTCCGGAGGTGGACAGCGAcgatgagaatgtggagtaTGAAGACGACAACGGACATCGCTACAGACTCTACCTGGATGAGCTGGAGAACAATACAGCCCCACCTAGTGGCAACTCGGCAGCCGCGTCATTACAGG CGGGTCTGGAGAGAATGTCGCTGAACAACAGGACAGAAAATGGAGACGCCACAATCACCGGTGACGCAACATCAGAGGAAACTCCCTCCAAGCCTCCCGACACTCACGGCTCCTCTTAA
- the gopc gene encoding Golgi-associated PDZ and coiled-coil motif-containing protein isoform X1, giving the protein MSASAGCSPAGHNSALGSSMSMFRWLEVLEKEFDKAFVDVDLLLGEIDPDQVDITYEGRQKMTSLSSCFAQLCHKSQTVFQLNHKLEAQLVDLRSELSEVKAERAVVEREVHDQLLQLHALQLQLHAKEGQAPDSDSIKDRLPAPTLEHMQQALEDSKKEKLAEARLEADVRLFKKENEALRRHMAVLQAEVYGARLAAKYLDKELAGRVQQIQLLGRDMKGPAHDKLWNQLEAEIHLHRHKTVIRACKGRNDPKKRLPSPVGHDPDLLKKTQGVGPIRKVSLVKEDHEGLGISITGGKEHGVPILISEIHPSQPADRCGGLHVGDAILAVNSINLRDAKHKEAVTILSQQSGQIEFEVVYVAPEVDSDDENVEYEDDNGHRYRLYLDELENNTAPPSGNSAAASLQAGLERMSLNNRTENGDATITGDATSEETPSKPPDTHGSS; this is encoded by the exons ATGTCCGCCTCTGCTGGATGCTCTCCGGCGGGCCACAACTCGGCCCTCGGCTCGAGTATGTCAATGTTTCGCTGGCTCGAAGTGCTCGAGAAGGAGTTTGACAAAGCCTTCGTGGACGTGGATCTGCTGCTCGGGGAAATAGACCCCGATCAAGTGGACATTACGTACGAGGGGCGGCAGAAGATGACCAGCCTCAGCTCCTGCTTTGCTCAGTTGTGCCACAAATCCCAGACCGTTTTCCAACTTAACCACAAACTCGAG GCCCAGCTTGTAGATCTCCGTTCTGAGCTAAGTGAGGTCAAAGCCGAGCGGGCAGTCGTGGAGAGAGAAGTCCATGACCAGTTACTGCAGCTTCACGCTCTCCAGTTGCAGCTCCACGCCAAGGAAGGCCAAGCTCCAGACTCCGATTCCATCAAAGACAGACTC CCTGCCCCAACATTGGAACACATG CAACAAGCGCTGGAGGACAGTAAAAAGGAGAAATTGGCAGAGGCGAGGCTCGAGGCCGACGTGAGACTTTTTAAGAAGGAAAACGAGGCCCTCCGTCGGCACATGGCAGTACTGCAGGCTGAGGTGTACGGCGCTCGACTGGCTGCCAAATACCTGGATAAGGAACTCGCTGGCAG GGTGCAGCAAATCCAATTACTGGGCCGTGACATGAAAGGGCCGGCACACGACAAGCTGTGGAACCAACTGGAGGCCGAGATCCACCTTCACCGCCACAAAACCGTCATCAGAGCATGCAAGGGCCGCAATGATCCCAAGAAACGGCTTCCCTCGCCTGTTGGGCAC GATCCAGACTTGCTGAAGAAAACGCAAGGAGTGGGTCCTATCAGGAAGGTGTCGCTAGTCAAAGAGGACCATGAAGGTCTGGGTATCTCCATCACG GGAGGAAAGGAGCACGGCGTTCCGATTCTCATCTCAGAGATCCACCCGAGCCAGCCCGCCGACCGATGCGGAGGCTTACACGTCGGAGACGCCATTTTGGCGGTCAACAGCATCAATCTGCGCGATGCCAAACACAAGGAGGCCGTCACCATTCTCTCCCAACAG TCAGGACAGATCGAGTTTGAAGTGGTGTACGTGGCTCCGGAGGTGGACAGCGAcgatgagaatgtggagtaTGAAGACGACAACGGACATCGCTACAGACTCTACCTGGATGAGCTGGAGAACAATACAGCCCCACCTAGTGGCAACTCGGCAGCCGCGTCATTACAGG CGGGTCTGGAGAGAATGTCGCTGAACAACAGGACAGAAAATGGAGACGCCACAATCACCGGTGACGCAACATCAGAGGAAACTCCCTCCAAGCCTCCCGACACTCACGGCTCCTCTTAA